From Polyodon spathula isolate WHYD16114869_AA chromosome 24, ASM1765450v1, whole genome shotgun sequence, one genomic window encodes:
- the LOC121298892 gene encoding C-X-C chemokine receptor type 3-like, producing MGVNLTNKMEDWSIHETISFNVIDDNWNFNYNDTDYNDSESSDSCCGQVCTQHAMMSFDRVFQPVLYSLVFVLGLLGNGLVIAVLLQFKRTWNVTDTFILHLALADSLLVITLPFWAAEAVHGWVFGTGFCKIVGATFKVNFYCGIFLLGCISLDRYLSIVHAVQMYSRRKPWAVQASCVTVWGICFLMSVPDLVFLEAMQDDRRDGRMECLHNYGIGEAGKWRLFSRLLYHIAGFFLPSAVMVFCYTMILHTLGKSQGLQKRKAMKVILALVVAFFVCWTPYNVVIFLDTLVSERAMESTCEMQNFLDIGKTVTSCLGYLHCCLNPVLYAFVGVKFRNNLLDVLSALGCNIKKNVRPVGRRGSNWSESGDTSYSGI from the exons ATGGGTGTGAACTTGACCAACAAGATGGAAGACTGG AGTATCCATGAGACGATATCCTTTAATGTGATTGATGACAACTGGAATTTTAACTATAACGACACCGACTATAACGACTCAGAGTCCAGTGACTCCTGCTGCGGTCAGGTGTGTACCCAGCATGCAATGATGTCCTTTGACCGGGTCTTCCAGCCCGTGCTGTACTCCCTGGTCTTCGTGCTGGGGTTGCTAGGGAATGGGCTGGTCATAGCCGTGCTGCTGCAGTTCAAGCGCACCTGGAACGTGACGGACACTTTCATCCTCCACCTGGCGCTGGCCGACTCTCTCCTGGTCATCACGCTGCCCTTCTGGGCCGCCGAGGCCGTCCACGGCTGGGTCTTCGGAACCGGGTTCTGCAAGATCGTAGGGGCCACTTTCAAG GTGAACTTCTACTGCGGGATATTCTTGCTGGGCTGCATCAGCTTGGACCGCTACCTGTCCATCGTCCACGCGGTCCAGATGTACAGCAGAAGGAAGCCCTGGGCGGTCCAGGCCAGCTGCGTGACCGTGTGGGGGATCTGTTTCCTCATGAGCGTCCCTGACCTGGTGTTCCTGGAAGCCATGCAGGACGACAGGAGAGACGGCCGGATGGAGTGTCTCCACAACTACGGCATTGGAGAGGCGGGAAAGTGGAGGCTCTTCTCCCGGCTCCTGTACCACATCGCAGGGTTCTTCCTCCCCTCCGCGGTCATGGTCTTCTGCTACACCATGATCCTCCACACGCTGGGCAAGTCCCAAGGCCTCCAGAAGAGAAAAGCCATGAAGGTGATCCTGGCTCTGGTGGTGGCATTCTTTGTGTGTTGGACTCCCTACAACGTGGTCATCTTCCTGGACACCCTGGTCTCGGAGAGAGCGATGGAGTCAACCTGCGAGATGCAGAATTTCCTGGACATTGGGAAGACCGTCACCTCCTGTCTGGGGTACCTGCACTGCTGCCTGAACCCCGTCCTGTACGCCTTCGTGGGGGTGAAGTTTCGCAATAACCTCCTGGATGTTTTGAGCGCGCTCGGCTGCAACATCAAGAAAAACGTCCGGCCGGTCGGGAGGAGGGGATCCAACTGGTCGGAATCTGGGGATACTTCATACTCCGGAATCTGA